From Hoeflea sp. 108:
GCTTTACCGACGAGGAAGTCGAGTTCTTCGACCTGCACATCGTCTCCGACGAAATCCACGGCGAACGCGGCTACCAGATCGTGCTGGAGCATGCCCGCACGGTCGAGATGCAGGAACGTTGCCTGAAGATCTGCGAGGTCGGCGCCCAGATGCGCCTGCTCTACACCACCGCACTCTACAACGACTATGTCGCCGAGGATGTGAAGCTCGGCCGCGTCGCACCCATGGAGCCGGAGCTTGCCGGTATCGGCGGGGTTTGAGGCTCGCACATGCCGACAGTCGTGATCCACAAAAACGGTGAAGCCTTCACAGGTGAGGTCAAGGACGACACCAACCTCGTCGTCCGCGCCGGCATCAAGCAGTTTCCCTATCCGCACCTCGCCTACAAATGCGGCATGGGAAAATGCGGCACCTGCGCCAGCCGCATCCTGGCCGGCGCCGAGCACCTGCCGCCGCCCAACTGGAAGGAGAAGAAACAGCTCGGCGACAAGCTCGACGAGGGTTTTCGGCTCGTCTGCCAGCTGTGGATCAAGAACGACATCGAGCTCCGCCAGGAGAAGGTGACGGAGCAGGCCTAGCGCAATTCCAGGAAAAGTGCGCAGCGGTTTCCGTCCGGAATTGCGCAAAGCAGAGCCAGCCGAGCCGGAAGGCGCGGCACTTCCCGAACAATTTTGCCGGCAATGCTTCGGTGGCGTCGGCGTGATCAGCAATCAGCACGAGGTGGACAATGTATGTGGTTCTGACGACCAAGCCGGGCGAATTCCGGACCGAGATGAGCCCCGGCGTACAGCCGGTCGAGACCTATGACTACATCTTCTACGGCCGCAAGCGCGCCAGCTTCACCATCGCCAAGCTGACCGATCAGGACCAGACGCGCATCCGCATCGTCGAGGACGAGCCGCCGCAGATCGAGAACAACGTGCCCTGCAAGCTGTTCGAGAAATTCTCGTCCGTCGAGGAAGCCCGCCACGAGCTCAAGACGCTGACCACCTACGGCAGCATGGACATCCAGCTCAAGCTGGTCTGACCGGCCAACAGCATCGAACGCGCCGATGATCAACATCACCTTCATCACCAACGACAACAAGCAGGTGTCCGCGCCCGAAAACAGCAATCTGCTGCGCGTGTCGCTGCGCGAGAAGGGGGGCATCCCCTTCAAATGCGGCGGCGGGCTGTGCGGCACCTGCAAGTGCCGGATCGAGACCGGCATCGAGAACACCGATGCCGTCAAGCCCAAGGAACGCAACCACCTGACGGCAGACGATCTCGCCGCCGGCTTCCGCATGGCCTGCCAGACCTTCGTGCTCGGCGACGTCGCCGTCTCCTGGGTGCCAAAAGGACGCTGACGCGCCTTCGAACGCAGAACGACTTCCGAAAGCAAACGACCAATGACTGAGCGACACCTGAACTACATCGCCGGCGAGTGGCAGCCCGCTTTCGGCGGCGCCACTTTCGAGGACCGCAATCCGGCCGACGAGCGCGACCTCATCGGCCTGTTCCCGGATTCGGATACCGTCGATGTTTCCGCCGCCGTTGCCAGCGTCTCAACGGCCTGGCCGGCCTGGGCGGCGCAGTCGCCGGAGGTTCGCGCCGACGTGCTGTTCCGTGCCGCCGACATCATGGCCCGTCGTGCCGACGAGATCGCCGCAGAGCTGACCCGCGAGGAAGGCAAGACGCTTAACGAGGCGCGCAACGAGGCAAGGCGCATCGCCGCCAACTTCCGCCTCTATGCCGGCGAGGCGCTGCGCCTCAATGGCGAGACCTATCCGAGCGAAAGCGCCCAGCTGGTGCTGTCTCTGCGCCAGCCGGTCGGCGTGGTCGCCGTCATCACCCCGTGGAACTTCCCGCTGTCGATGGCCGCCCGCAAGCTTGGCCCGGCCCTTGCCGCCGGCAACGGCGTCGTCTTCAAGCCGTCCGAGGTCACGCCCCTGATGGGCCAGCGCCTCGTCGAGGTGCTTCTTGAGGCCGGCCTGCCGCCCAAGCTTGTGGCGCTCGTCCAGGGCAAGGGCGCCAAGGTCGGCCAGGCGATCACCGCGAGCGCAGGCGTCGATGCGCTGACCTTTACCGGCTCCTATGCGGTCGGCAAGCAGATCGCAGCGTCGCTCTCCACCGACACCCGCGTCCAGCTCGAGATGGGTGGCAAGAACGCGACCGTCGTGCTTTCAGACGCCAGCATCGACAAGGCCGTCGCCACCATCGAGCGCGGCGCCTTCGGCCTCACCGGACAGGCCTGCACCGGCACCAGCCGTGTGCTCGTCGCTCGCCCGCTCTATGCCGAACTGGTGGCGCGGCTCGAAAAGTCTGTTGCCGCCATCAAGGTCGGGCCGGGCACGGCAGACGGCGTGCAGATGGGCCCGCTTGCCACCCGGGCGCAATACGACAAGGTTTTGGCCTATGTCGGCATCGCCCGCGAGGAGGGCGGCCGCGTCGTCGGTGGCGATGCTTTGCGCGAGGCCGACCAGAGCCTTGCGCATGGCTATTTCGTTCGCCCCGCCGTCGTCTCCGATCTGCCGGAGACCAGTCGCCTTTGGCGTGAGGAGATTTTTGGACCGGTAGTCGCCATCCGTCCCATCGACAGCCTAGACGAGGCGATCAGGCTGGCCGACGATACCGAATACGGCCTCGCCGTCTCGCTGGTGACCGGCGATCTGCCGTCGGTGCTGCGTTTCGCCCGCGAGACCCAGCACGGCATCGTCAAGGTCAACAGCCCAACGACTGGCGTCTCGCTCAACGCGCCGTTCGGCGGCCTCAAACATTCGAGCAACCAGGCGGCCAAGGAGCAGGGCGGCGCCAACGTCATGGACTTCTACAGTCGCATCAAGAGCGTCTATCTTGGGGCCTGACATGCTCCAGCGCCTGACTGAGCTGATGCCCGGCGACTTCGTGCCGGGCCATCTGTTCGGCATGGGCGCCATGGTCTTCGTCGCCGCCTTGCTGCAGGGCATAGGCGGTCTTGGCTTTGCCATGGTTTCGGCGCCGCTTGCAGTGCTGTTCTTTCCCGAAATGGCGCCCGGGCCGCTGCTGGTGCTCGGTGCCGGCCTGGCGCTGCTTGGCCTGCTCCGCGATTTCGATGCCGTCGACTGGCCGAGCGTCACCACGCTGATGGTCGGGCGTGCCGGCGGCACGCTGCTTGCGGGCGCGACGCTCGCGGCCTTGCCCACCAATGCATTCTCGATCGTCTTTGCTCTGTTGATCCTCGCGGGCGTCGGCCTCAGCTTCGCCGGCTGGAAGGTCAGGGCATCTCACCCCAACATGGCGATCGCCGGCCTCGCCTCGGGGCTGATGGGCACCATAACCTCGTCGGGCGCGCCGCCCTTCGCCATTGTCATGCAATATGTGCCGCCGCGTCAGATGCGGGCGACCATCAGCTGTGTCTTCTTCGCCGGCGCCATCCTGTCGCTGCTGATGCTCGCTTACGTCGACCGTTTCACACTGCCGCAGCTCTGGCTCGGCATCCTGTTGTTCCCGCTGATGCTCGGTGGCTTCTTCGTCTCCGGCCGGTTCCATCGCTATTTTTCGCCGCGTGGTGTTCGTTTGCTTCTGCTCACCATGTCCGGGCTCGGTGCGCTTGGCATTCTCGCGAGGACGGTTGTCCAATGAGCCTGCCTCACATCACGGATGAACTGGTCGAGGCAGCCGTCTCCGCCGCCGATGCACGCGCGACGCTGGCCGATGCCTTCCAACGTTTCGGGCGTGAGGAAGCGGCGATGCAGCCACGCATCCGCAGCGAGGCCGCTGGCATCAAGTTGTCGACCCTGGGCGCGGTCATCCCCGGTCAGGACGTGGTTGGCGCCAAGGTCTACACCACCATCAAGGGCCAATTCTCCTTCATCATCCTGCTGTTTTCCTCGGTCGACGGCCGCGCGCTCGCCACCTTCGATGCCGGCGCCATCACAAGGCTGCGCACCGCCGGCTGCTCTGTCATCGCAGCACAGCAACTTGCCCGTCCGGAAGCTGCGACGCTCGCGGTCTTTGGCTCCGGTCCGCTCGGCCGGGCACATGCCATCCAGATGGCCGAAGTCTTCCCGCTCAAGCGTGTGCTGTTGGTCAGCCGCTCGTCCGATCCTGCCCTGGCGGCCGGGTTGGAAGCTGCCTGCGGCGTCCCTACGCGACTGGCCACAGCAGAACAGGCGGCGTCAGAGGTCGACATTCTGATCACCGCCTCGCGCTCGCCATCAGCGCTGTTTTCCGGTGACCTGCTCAAGCCCGGGTCTTTCATCGCCGCCGTCGGTTCGAGCCTGCCCAACACGCGCGAGCTCGACGACCGGGCAATGGCCCGTGCTTCGCTTGTCGCCGTCGAATGGCGCGAACAGAGCCTGCGCGAGGCCGGCGATCTCGTGCTGGCAGATTCCGCGGCGCTCACGCCGGACAAGATCGTCGAACTCGGCGAGATCCTTGCCGGCAAAGCACGCGGCCGCACCAGCGCGGACGAGATCACCATCTACAAGTCCGTCGGTGTCGGCTTGCAGGACATCGCGTTGGCCGGATTGGCTTATCGGCGGATCGTCGGCGGCTAGCCGTGGACGTCAGGCGTGGGCCGCGCTGATGGCAGCGGCCACCGAGAAGCCGCCGACGATCAGGGCCGCCGCCCGGTAGGAGTGCCGGCGGAGCGCCGCCGGAAGTGCCGCGCCCAGTGCCGTCCAGCCGATGCCGGCCAGCGAGGAAAGCAGCACGAAGCAGGCCACGCCGGCCGGCTGACTGTCTGCCATCAGACCCGGGATGACGATGGTGCCGACCAGCATCGCCTTGGGGTTCAGCATAGTCGTCACGATCACGCGCCAGAATGCACCCTGCCTCGCCTTGATGTCGGGCACGACCGGCTGCCGCCACAGCCTGGCCGCCGAAACCAGCAGCCAGGCCGACGCGATGGCCCTCATGACGGCGAGCGCCACTGGCGTGCCGTGAAACTGCTCCTGGAGCACCAGGAACAGGCTGACGGCAAGTGCATAGCCCAGCGCCTCGGCCAGAGGCAGGTGGAGCGCCTTGCGCAATCCCATCGCCGCGCCCGATGCGGCCAGGATGGTGTTGGTCGGCCCCGGCGTCAGCAGGATGGCCAGGGATGCGGCGACAAACGACAGGACTGACATCGGGGTATCCATGGCTGCGTGAAGCTCTCGGCCATTTATGCCCGCGCATGGAGGCCGACCTTGACCCAGGTCAAGCCGTCGTCCAGCAGTCATGCTGGGACGACGACAATCTGCGCCATCGCCTCTGAAATTGCGCCTGCGCCGATCGTCTGCCTCTACCCTTTCTTCGCGGCCTGTCGAGCCTGCTGCAGGCTGACCACTCCGTCCCTGGAGATCGTGTAGTTGCCGCCATTTCGGGACACGACCAGCCGCTTGGCTTTCAGCACCTTGAACTCGGCGAGGCCGGCGCCCTCGAGGGACCAGCCCTCGCGGGTGACGAACGATGCTTCCAGAGGTCGGTTCCTGGCGTCCTTTTCAAGGATGATCGTGCCGCCGAACGACAGCACTTCGAGCGCTTTGCGCTCCTTCTTCGAGATGTTCATGATGTTGAGTGTCCGCAATCCCGGCGACCAGGCACCGGGCGTCATCCATTATGGCAAGCTGTGGGCTCACCGATTTGGCTGAACACGGCCCCGGTCCACGCAATGCGTGAAGCGGGGCTTTAGCGGGACTCAAAAGAACAGGTCATGATGGTGCGGAGCTATAGGTCCGATTGCGGCGGGCTCAAGGCGGCCCCGCCGGCGATAGCGGTCAGCGACCCTGCAAAACCCGGATCAGCTTGCTGTTGTCCGCCGTGCGGGAATCGAGATTGACGTAGTCCTGGTAGGTGATGCGGTTGCTGGCCATGCCGTTGATCAGGCGCTTGCAGAAGGTGGCCGCATAGTTCTTCGGATCGATGTTGAACACCGCGGCCATCTCGGCCTTGTCCTTGGCCGAGCGGGCATTCTCGTCCTTGATGCAGCTGTTCATCGTTTCGCGCTTGAGGGCAGGGCTGCCGGCCAGAGTCGTCTGGGCGGTCTTGTATTCGCCTTGAGACATGGTGGTGCAACCAGCGAGAATTACGGAGATGCCGAGGAGCGCAGCCAAACGAATCATTCTTACACATTCCAAATGTTCTGAATATTTTTCTCGAAATGATCAGAACTGAATGCTGCCTGCAATCGCAAAGGTATTTCAGGAAAACTTGATATTAAAGGATCGAACTGGCGATGTCGTCCAGACAAGTGCTTCGGTGTCTACCACCACCGTGGACTTGGCTCGCATATGATCATGTAGCATTGCATGTAGCGAGCATATTCGGCCGTGCTCGGTTGCGGCCATTTGCGGCTGTCGCTGTAGCCTTTCAGCAGGCTGGAGCACTCGCTCCTCTCGGGATCCATGAAGTCGAAGACGATTGTGGCAGGCGAAATCATCGTCATGCCCGCCAAGATGAGGCACCCAAGACCTGCTGTCAGGAAAAGGTGGACATTGCGCATGGATACACCAAATACAGGAAAGGTGAATTCTTGCGACTACATGCCGAAGGCATCAAGAAATACGGATAAGAAGGCGTTTACGTCAAGTCGTCAATTTGGAACGACTTGACAGTGCAAAGGGATGGCCCACGCCATCTATGGGACGGCGCAGGTGCTTATGGCGCCGACTTCATTTGCCGTTGGCAAAACCGATGGTCGCTGCCGCCTAATCCTGCGGAATTTCCGCGGCATTGTAGACATGCCGTGCGGCGAGCAAGGCCGCGAGTTCGCTGTCCCCGGCGATCACGGCGCGCAGGATGCCGGCATGCTCTTCCCAGTTCTGGCGGCCGCGGCGCTTGCTGACAGGCGCAAACAGCATCACCGTGCGGTCGCGCAGCGAGCGCACCATGTCCTGCAGCACCGAATTGGCGGCAACAGTCGCCAGCGCCTCGTGGAATTCGGTGTTCTGGCGCGACAGAAGAACGGGATCATCGGTGTCGGCGAGCTTTGCGCCGTCGTCGAGGATCTTCTGCAGGGCGGCAATCTGCTCGGGGTCATGGCGCTTGGCCGCAAGCTTGGCGTTCAGCGCCTCGAGCGTCGCGCGCACTTCCACCAGTTCGTGCTTCTGCTCTTCGGTGAAAACGGTGACGGATGCGCCGCGGCGCGGCTCGATGGTGACGATGCCCTCGGCGGCGAGCTCGCGCAGCGCCTCGCGCACCGGCATGCGCGACACGCCCATCTCTTCCGAAAGCTTGCCTTCGACCAGTCGT
This genomic window contains:
- a CDS encoding sulfite exporter TauE/SafE family protein, coding for MLQRLTELMPGDFVPGHLFGMGAMVFVAALLQGIGGLGFAMVSAPLAVLFFPEMAPGPLLVLGAGLALLGLLRDFDAVDWPSVTTLMVGRAGGTLLAGATLAALPTNAFSIVFALLILAGVGLSFAGWKVRASHPNMAIAGLASGLMGTITSSGAPPFAIVMQYVPPRQMRATISCVFFAGAILSLLMLAYVDRFTLPQLWLGILLFPLMLGGFFVSGRFHRYFSPRGVRLLLLTMSGLGALGILARTVVQ
- a CDS encoding aldehyde dehydrogenase family protein, which translates into the protein MTERHLNYIAGEWQPAFGGATFEDRNPADERDLIGLFPDSDTVDVSAAVASVSTAWPAWAAQSPEVRADVLFRAADIMARRADEIAAELTREEGKTLNEARNEARRIAANFRLYAGEALRLNGETYPSESAQLVLSLRQPVGVVAVITPWNFPLSMAARKLGPALAAGNGVVFKPSEVTPLMGQRLVEVLLEAGLPPKLVALVQGKGAKVGQAITASAGVDALTFTGSYAVGKQIAASLSTDTRVQLEMGGKNATVVLSDASIDKAVATIERGAFGLTGQACTGTSRVLVARPLYAELVARLEKSVAAIKVGPGTADGVQMGPLATRAQYDKVLAYVGIAREEGGRVVGGDALREADQSLAHGYFVRPAVVSDLPETSRLWREEIFGPVVAIRPIDSLDEAIRLADDTEYGLAVSLVTGDLPSVLRFARETQHGIVKVNSPTTGVSLNAPFGGLKHSSNQAAKEQGGANVMDFYSRIKSVYLGA
- a CDS encoding 2Fe-2S iron-sulfur cluster-binding protein encodes the protein MINITFITNDNKQVSAPENSNLLRVSLREKGGIPFKCGGGLCGTCKCRIETGIENTDAVKPKERNHLTADDLAAGFRMACQTFVLGDVAVSWVPKGR
- a CDS encoding 2Fe-2S iron-sulfur cluster-binding protein; protein product: MPTVVIHKNGEAFTGEVKDDTNLVVRAGIKQFPYPHLAYKCGMGKCGTCASRILAGAEHLPPPNWKEKKQLGDKLDEGFRLVCQLWIKNDIELRQEKVTEQA
- a CDS encoding ornithine cyclodeaminase family protein: MSLPHITDELVEAAVSAADARATLADAFQRFGREEAAMQPRIRSEAAGIKLSTLGAVIPGQDVVGAKVYTTIKGQFSFIILLFSSVDGRALATFDAGAITRLRTAGCSVIAAQQLARPEAATLAVFGSGPLGRAHAIQMAEVFPLKRVLLVSRSSDPALAAGLEAACGVPTRLATAEQAASEVDILITASRSPSALFSGDLLKPGSFIAAVGSSLPNTRELDDRAMARASLVAVEWREQSLREAGDLVLADSAALTPDKIVELGEILAGKARGRTSADEITIYKSVGVGLQDIALAGLAYRRIVGG
- a CDS encoding GntR family transcriptional regulator codes for the protein MTAILGEIHAPLTKLITNALRERIVSGEIGVGERLVEGKLSEEMGVSRMPVREALRELAAEGIVTIEPRRGASVTVFTEEQKHELVEVRATLEALNAKLAAKRHDPEQIAALQKILDDGAKLADTDDPVLLSRQNTEFHEALATVAANSVLQDMVRSLRDRTVMLFAPVSKRRGRQNWEEHAGILRAVIAGDSELAALLAARHVYNAAEIPQD
- a CDS encoding YjhX family toxin, with protein sequence MNISKKERKALEVLSFGGTIILEKDARNRPLEASFVTREGWSLEGAGLAEFKVLKAKRLVVSRNGGNYTISRDGVVSLQQARQAAKKG
- a CDS encoding LysE family transporter, which encodes MSVLSFVAASLAILLTPGPTNTILAASGAAMGLRKALHLPLAEALGYALAVSLFLVLQEQFHGTPVALAVMRAIASAWLLVSAARLWRQPVVPDIKARQGAFWRVIVTTMLNPKAMLVGTIVIPGLMADSQPAGVACFVLLSSLAGIGWTALGAALPAALRRHSYRAAALIVGGFSVAAAISAAHA